The proteins below are encoded in one region of Reichenbachiella sp. 5M10:
- a CDS encoding SdiA-regulated domain-containing protein: MRVLLLIALVTIYIEDSWAQPSYPALELRHIVQLQTDDARQFDLSGIVRIAEHTYVIADKPWNTYLYEVRTQGPDFTFSKEYAFRAFAQTDLEAVDYCDELFYLADELNGQILRFRLDTTSGPLITPQILPIDFESAELRPHTWGNAGWEGLAIDCGNQTMYLIKERQPRFILTIDMESGKITDKFNIPETESGDFSDAKYENGYLYLIERNGNYITKINPKTHEVIDKVHYRHIASHHEGKLYGPEKYGMAEALLLLDDEIWIGLDNNGKSVTKHAQDTHGLMGNTPIILQFSRPKGF; encoded by the coding sequence ATGAGAGTATTGCTTCTCATTGCTCTTGTCACTATCTATATCGAGGATAGCTGGGCACAACCTAGCTATCCTGCACTAGAATTGCGACACATTGTACAGCTCCAAACTGACGATGCTCGTCAGTTTGACCTCAGTGGCATTGTGCGCATAGCAGAGCACACTTATGTGATTGCAGACAAACCTTGGAACACCTATCTCTACGAGGTTCGTACTCAGGGACCTGACTTTACTTTCTCTAAGGAATATGCTTTTCGAGCTTTCGCTCAAACGGACCTAGAAGCGGTCGATTACTGCGACGAGCTGTTCTATCTAGCCGACGAACTCAATGGTCAGATCCTCAGATTTCGTCTCGACACTACATCTGGCCCCCTGATCACTCCACAGATTTTACCAATTGATTTCGAATCAGCAGAGCTTCGACCCCACACCTGGGGCAATGCCGGATGGGAAGGTCTAGCCATCGACTGTGGCAATCAAACCATGTATTTGATCAAAGAAAGACAGCCACGCTTCATCCTCACGATCGACATGGAAAGCGGAAAAATCACCGATAAATTCAATATCCCCGAAACAGAAAGTGGTGATTTTTCGGATGCCAAATACGAAAACGGCTATCTCTATCTCATAGAACGCAACGGCAACTACATCACCAAAATCAATCCCAAAACACATGAGGTAATCGACAAAGTACACTACCGACACATCGCCAGTCACCACGAAGGCAAACTCTACGGACCAGAAAAATACGGCATGGCAGAAGCTCTCCTCCTACTCGATGATGAGATATGGATAGGACTTGACAACAACGGGAAATCAGTCACCAAACACGCTCAAGACACACATGGTTTGATGGGCAACACCCCCATCATTCTGCAATTTTCACGCCCCAAAGGATTTTAA
- a CDS encoding NAD(P)/FAD-dependent oxidoreductase, whose amino-acid sequence MTKILKYRLKPEIALDETSFAAFVTNKLGVEADWKLLKRSIDARSRHVQVNVEVALSEGGEDPRPMAYQKPQNNVADKAEVIIVGAGPAGLFAAMRCIELGAKPIVLERGKDVQARRRDLAAINKEHKVNPDSNYCFGEGGAGTYSDGKLYTRSKKRGDVTRILEILVAHGSQEDILVDTHPHIGTNKLPKVIEDIRETILSRGGEIRFDTRVEDFVIREGEMKGVKTQDGSIVEGIGVILATGHSARDIFRLLQTSGVKIESKPFALGLRVEHPQQIIDQIQYHCDTRGEYLPAASYSLATQTQFDQVQRGVFSFCMCPGGFIVPAATTDGEVVVNGMSPSKRDSKFANSGIVVAVENEDLKAYKSEGDFKALAFQSEVEQNACLIAGGTQAAPAQRLVDFVKGRISTDLPDCSYQPGLTAVNMREFLPESIYMRLRDGFKSFGRKSKGYYTNDAQVLGVESRTSSPVHVPRNRETLEHIEVKRLFPCGEGAGYAGGIMSAAIDGEKCAEKLIEAYLDTRA is encoded by the coding sequence ATGACGAAGATTTTGAAATATAGACTCAAACCAGAGATAGCGCTGGACGAGACGAGCTTTGCGGCTTTTGTAACCAATAAACTCGGTGTAGAGGCTGACTGGAAGTTGCTCAAGCGCTCCATCGATGCAAGAAGTCGCCATGTGCAGGTCAATGTGGAGGTAGCACTATCCGAGGGAGGCGAAGATCCTCGACCGATGGCTTATCAAAAGCCACAAAACAACGTAGCAGACAAGGCAGAAGTCATTATAGTAGGAGCAGGGCCAGCAGGATTGTTTGCTGCTATGCGCTGCATAGAGCTAGGGGCAAAACCCATCGTCCTAGAGCGCGGCAAAGATGTCCAAGCCCGCCGTAGAGACTTAGCTGCCATCAACAAAGAGCACAAGGTCAACCCCGACTCGAACTATTGTTTTGGAGAGGGAGGGGCAGGTACCTACTCGGATGGGAAACTCTACACCCGATCCAAAAAACGTGGAGATGTCACCCGCATCTTGGAGATACTCGTGGCACACGGGTCGCAGGAAGATATCCTAGTAGACACTCATCCGCACATCGGTACCAACAAGCTGCCCAAAGTAATCGAAGACATTCGTGAGACGATCCTCTCGCGTGGCGGAGAGATACGCTTCGATACGCGTGTGGAGGATTTCGTGATCCGTGAGGGAGAGATGAAAGGTGTGAAGACACAGGATGGTAGCATCGTCGAAGGGATAGGCGTGATCCTCGCTACAGGACATTCTGCAAGAGATATTTTTCGATTGCTTCAGACCTCTGGGGTCAAAATCGAATCCAAACCCTTTGCACTTGGCTTGCGGGTCGAGCATCCACAGCAGATCATAGACCAGATCCAGTACCACTGTGATACGCGAGGCGAGTATTTGCCTGCAGCGAGCTACAGTTTGGCGACACAGACGCAGTTTGACCAGGTACAGCGTGGGGTATTCTCCTTCTGTATGTGCCCGGGAGGATTTATCGTGCCTGCTGCTACCACAGACGGTGAGGTGGTCGTCAACGGCATGAGTCCATCCAAGCGCGACTCGAAATTTGCCAATTCGGGTATCGTCGTGGCAGTGGAAAACGAAGACCTCAAGGCCTACAAGTCGGAGGGAGATTTCAAAGCATTGGCGTTTCAGTCTGAAGTCGAGCAAAACGCCTGCCTCATAGCGGGAGGTACACAGGCAGCTCCTGCACAGCGTTTGGTGGATTTCGTCAAAGGCCGAATCTCTACGGATTTGCCTGACTGCTCGTACCAGCCAGGCTTGACTGCCGTCAATATGCGGGAGTTTTTGCCCGAATCGATCTATATGCGTCTCCGTGATGGGTTCAAGAGTTTTGGACGAAAGTCAAAAGGCTACTATACCAACGACGCGCAGGTGCTCGGCGTGGAGAGTAGAACGTCGTCTCCTGTACATGTACCGAGAAATCGCGAGACATTGGAACATATAGAGGTCAAACGTTTGTTTCCTTGTGGTGAAGGCGCTGGCTATGCAGGCGGTATCATGTCGGCAGCTATCGATGGCGAAAAGTGTGCGGAGAAACTGATCGAAGCGTATTTGGATACTAGAGCATAG
- a CDS encoding tryptophan 2,3-dioxygenase family protein, with translation MSAEHIDPKILAQVKKLEKKYDAMGQDLSSYLDGLLHADYLTYWDYIHLDTLLSLQNPKTHFPDEKIFIIYHQITELYFQLILNEIEQIAELDTPDEKWFAMRLKRINRYLLHLVDSFDVMIDGMDQQQFLQFRMSLLPASGFQSGQLRLIELSCTSMIHLVEQTQRATLDPNNIEAMYPHLYWKKGATELATGKKTLTLRQFEEKYAEQFVKHATNYQFKNIWSKYKSDYEGCTTSEEIKNLLKQIDLLANVNWRLAHYKSAVRYLQRDPDIIAATGGTNWQQYLPPRFQKVIFYPELWSDKEVEDWGKSWVDETVFNAQ, from the coding sequence ATGAGTGCAGAACATATTGACCCTAAAATCTTAGCACAAGTCAAAAAACTGGAAAAAAAGTATGACGCCATGGGACAGGATTTGTCGTCCTATTTGGACGGGCTGCTTCATGCGGATTACTTGACTTACTGGGATTACATTCATCTGGATACGTTGTTGAGTCTTCAAAACCCGAAGACACATTTTCCTGACGAGAAGATTTTCATCATTTATCACCAGATCACGGAGCTGTATTTTCAGCTGATCCTCAACGAGATCGAGCAGATAGCAGAATTGGACACGCCAGACGAAAAGTGGTTTGCCATGCGACTCAAGCGGATCAATCGTTATCTGCTGCACTTGGTGGATTCTTTTGATGTGATGATCGACGGGATGGATCAGCAGCAATTTTTGCAGTTTAGGATGTCGCTCCTGCCTGCGAGTGGTTTTCAGTCGGGGCAATTGCGCTTGATCGAGTTGTCGTGTACCTCTATGATCCACTTGGTGGAGCAAACCCAAAGAGCAACTTTGGATCCCAATAACATAGAAGCGATGTACCCGCATCTGTACTGGAAGAAGGGAGCGACCGAACTCGCTACGGGCAAAAAGACCCTGACGCTACGCCAGTTCGAGGAGAAATATGCCGAGCAGTTCGTGAAACACGCCACCAACTATCAATTCAAGAATATATGGTCAAAATATAAGTCGGACTATGAAGGTTGTACAACGAGTGAAGAGATCAAGAACTTGCTGAAACAGATTGACTTACTGGCCAATGTCAACTGGCGCTTGGCGCACTATAAATCTGCGGTGCGCTATCTACAGCGTGACCCAGACATCATCGCTGCGACGGGTGGTACCAACTGGCAGCAGTATTTGCCACCGAGATTTCAGAAAGTTATCTTTTATCCTGAGCTTTGGTCGGACAAGGAAGTGGAAGACTGGGGAAAAAGTTGGGTAGATGAGACAGTTTTCAATGCACAATAG
- a CDS encoding CoA-binding protein yields MMTEQKKLTAVLGASTNPTRYAYLAAERLHQHGHPIKLVSIKKGELFGEPFQDLRQKPGIKGIDTVTLYIGSDNLSEWQDYILSLHPNRIIFNPGTENPELSKAAQAQGIETIEACTLVMLGTGQF; encoded by the coding sequence ATGATGACAGAACAGAAGAAACTAACGGCAGTACTGGGCGCAAGTACCAATCCGACGCGCTACGCGTATCTGGCAGCTGAGCGATTGCACCAGCATGGGCACCCGATCAAACTGGTATCTATCAAGAAAGGCGAGTTGTTTGGTGAGCCTTTTCAGGACTTGCGTCAAAAGCCGGGGATCAAAGGAATAGACACTGTGACGCTTTATATAGGGAGTGACAATCTCTCGGAGTGGCAAGACTACATCCTCAGTCTCCACCCCAATCGCATCATCTTCAACCCCGGCACAGAGAACCCCGAGCTGTCCAAAGCCGCTCAAGCCCAAGGGATAGAAACCATTGAGGCATGTACGCTGGTGATGTTGGGGACAGGGCAGTTTT
- a CDS encoding toxin-antitoxin system YwqK family antitoxin: MKQCILIGWGMLWVLQVCGQQIERRTYYDQAHTTLKEVFFVNDTLENLLKGPYKSYYHSGQVKSEGEYLYNHATGDWVYYFENGNIRNTGAFFRGKSVGLWTYFYENGNKRSEGVLDDNQRAGAWTFYYESGGLKSSGEYIEGNKEGVWSYYYEEGSLKAQAFFKKGNGQYKEFYLSGNLKMEGLNRSGKSDSLWTYYYESGEKMAEGYYQKGLKSGPWKYFFKNGEISAEGGYVEGKTIGNWIYYHENGAKSAEGLQKDSHKDGYWKMFYQTGEMKGVGEFDEGTGEYNEYYISGKLKVNGHFKDDLNDGHWTYFDEEGNVEGEADFVEGLGQYKGYYLDGNLKMTGKISSGRRVGEWTLYKKNGEIAGKYHPVYQEDNPIFLTEEKLNDGRNEEEYEKPEYKYKRKKSRYFTPVVNEYRGVIFGTNPLMMLVGYAPFSVEYYMQERLGYELLYMYRRSPFFSSLTGESMGDVFVEGHSLQFKQKFYNKDQKHGMIYIGQAAGVDINRYSAIVNGGATDKTISEGETEYYYGVIVGDRWMKNPGNAGFTIDAYFGLGLGYRYISKDYQDKAWDSVFEEVPRAGVYVPIFFGINIGYLGFKKHQTNGPVR; the protein is encoded by the coding sequence GTGAAGCAATGTATATTGATTGGGTGGGGAATGCTTTGGGTGTTGCAGGTGTGTGGGCAGCAAATAGAGCGCCGTACTTACTATGACCAAGCACATACGACGCTCAAGGAGGTTTTTTTTGTCAATGATACGCTCGAAAACCTGCTCAAGGGACCCTATAAGTCATATTACCATTCGGGACAGGTCAAATCTGAAGGCGAGTACCTCTACAATCATGCGACAGGTGACTGGGTGTACTATTTCGAGAATGGAAATATTCGGAATACGGGGGCATTTTTTCGCGGCAAGTCGGTTGGGCTATGGACGTATTTTTATGAAAATGGGAACAAGCGCTCCGAGGGGGTGCTAGATGACAATCAACGTGCTGGGGCATGGACGTTTTACTACGAGAGCGGAGGACTGAAAAGCAGCGGAGAGTACATCGAGGGCAACAAAGAAGGGGTGTGGAGCTATTATTATGAAGAAGGGTCGCTCAAAGCCCAAGCATTTTTCAAAAAGGGAAATGGACAGTACAAAGAATTTTACTTGTCAGGAAACCTAAAGATGGAGGGGCTCAACCGTAGTGGAAAAAGTGACAGTCTGTGGACCTATTATTATGAATCTGGGGAAAAGATGGCAGAGGGGTATTATCAAAAAGGGTTGAAATCAGGGCCTTGGAAGTATTTTTTTAAGAATGGTGAAATTTCTGCTGAAGGAGGCTATGTCGAGGGGAAGACGATTGGAAACTGGATTTATTACCATGAAAATGGGGCGAAGAGTGCAGAGGGCTTGCAAAAGGACAGTCACAAGGATGGCTATTGGAAGATGTTTTATCAAACCGGAGAAATGAAAGGAGTGGGGGAGTTTGACGAAGGAACAGGTGAGTACAATGAGTACTATATCAGTGGCAAGCTCAAGGTAAACGGTCATTTCAAGGATGATCTTAACGATGGACATTGGACCTATTTTGACGAAGAAGGAAATGTCGAGGGGGAGGCAGATTTCGTCGAAGGACTCGGCCAATACAAGGGGTATTATCTTGATGGAAACCTCAAAATGACAGGGAAAATATCTAGCGGTCGCAGAGTAGGGGAATGGACGCTTTATAAAAAGAACGGAGAGATTGCAGGAAAATACCATCCTGTATATCAAGAGGATAACCCGATCTTCTTGACAGAAGAAAAACTCAACGACGGACGAAACGAGGAGGAGTATGAAAAGCCCGAATATAAATACAAGCGAAAGAAGTCCCGTTATTTTACACCGGTGGTCAATGAGTATAGAGGGGTGATCTTTGGGACCAATCCTTTGATGATGCTGGTGGGGTATGCGCCGTTTTCGGTGGAGTACTATATGCAGGAGCGTCTTGGGTATGAATTGCTCTACATGTACCGAAGGAGCCCGTTCTTTTCTTCACTGACAGGCGAGTCAATGGGCGACGTGTTTGTCGAAGGACACTCACTTCAGTTCAAACAGAAGTTTTATAACAAAGATCAAAAGCATGGCATGATTTATATTGGGCAGGCAGCTGGAGTGGATATCAATAGGTATTCGGCGATTGTCAATGGAGGAGCTACAGATAAGACCATTAGCGAAGGCGAAACGGAATACTATTATGGGGTGATCGTAGGAGATCGGTGGATGAAAAATCCTGGAAATGCAGGTTTTACGATCGATGCGTATTTCGGACTGGGATTAGGCTATCGGTACATCAGCAAGGATTACCAAGACAAGGCATGGGACAGCGTGTTTGAGGAGGTGCCTAGAGCAGGAGTGTACGTGCCTATATTTTTTGGGATAAACATCGGATACCTCGGGTTCAAAAAACATCAAACCAACGGGCCAGTTAGATAA
- a CDS encoding acyl-CoA dehydrogenase family protein has protein sequence MKNKDHFESPDFYQLDDLLTPEHLMIRQSIRAFVKKEISPYIEDWAERNHFPYEIVKKFGEIGAFGPQLPAEYGGGGLDYIAYGLIMQEIERGDSGMRSTASVQGSLVMYPIYKFGSEEQKQKYLPKLGSGKMLGCFGLTEPDHGSNPSGMVSHYKDMGDHYLLNGAKMWISNAPKADIAVVWAKNEEGRIHGLIVERGMEGFSTPETHGKWSLRASCTGELVFDNVKIPKENLLPGKSGLGAPMMCLDSARYGIAWGAIGAAMDCYDSARRYALERHQFGKPIGSFQLIQKKLAEMLTEITKAQLLNWRLGSLMNEGKATTAQISLAKRNAVATALDIAREARQIHGGMGITGEYPMMRHMMNLESVVTYEGTHDIHLLILGHEITGISAVK, from the coding sequence ATGAAAAACAAAGACCACTTTGAGTCGCCCGACTTTTACCAACTAGACGACTTGCTCACCCCTGAACACCTCATGATCCGTCAAAGCATCCGTGCTTTTGTCAAAAAAGAAATCAGCCCCTACATCGAAGACTGGGCAGAGCGAAACCACTTCCCCTACGAGATTGTCAAAAAATTCGGAGAAATCGGGGCTTTCGGCCCGCAACTCCCTGCGGAGTATGGAGGTGGCGGATTGGACTACATCGCCTATGGTCTGATCATGCAGGAGATAGAGCGGGGCGACTCAGGGATGCGCTCCACTGCATCTGTTCAAGGCTCACTGGTGATGTATCCTATTTACAAATTTGGCTCAGAAGAGCAAAAACAAAAATACCTACCCAAACTCGGTTCGGGTAAGATGCTAGGCTGCTTTGGACTGACCGAGCCTGATCACGGCTCCAACCCTAGTGGTATGGTCTCGCACTACAAGGATATGGGTGACCACTACCTGCTCAATGGCGCCAAGATGTGGATATCCAATGCCCCCAAGGCGGACATAGCTGTCGTCTGGGCCAAAAACGAAGAAGGCCGCATCCATGGCCTGATCGTAGAGCGCGGCATGGAGGGTTTCAGCACACCAGAGACGCACGGCAAGTGGTCGCTGCGTGCCAGCTGCACAGGCGAACTCGTATTTGACAATGTCAAAATCCCGAAAGAGAACCTACTCCCTGGCAAGTCAGGTCTCGGTGCACCGATGATGTGTCTCGACTCTGCCCGCTATGGGATCGCCTGGGGCGCTATCGGTGCTGCGATGGACTGCTACGACTCGGCGCGACGTTATGCGCTGGAACGCCATCAGTTTGGCAAACCGATTGGTTCCTTCCAACTGATCCAAAAAAAGCTCGCAGAGATGCTCACCGAGATCACCAAAGCCCAACTCCTCAACTGGCGTTTAGGCTCCCTGATGAACGAAGGCAAAGCAACCACCGCCCAAATCTCCCTTGCCAAAAGAAACGCAGTAGCCACCGCCCTAGACATAGCGCGAGAAGCCCGGCAAATCCACGGTGGCATGGGCATCACAGGAGAGTACCCCATGATGCGGCACATGATGAATCTAGAATCTGTCGTGACCTACGAAGGCACCCACGACATTCATCTACTGATCTTGGGGCATGAGATTACGGGGATATCTGCGGTGAAGTGA
- a CDS encoding DUF4290 domain-containing protein — MHDYNTVQEQLTLKEYGRNVQKLVDHLLTIEDKEERNKKAQTMVDMMKLINPAAKETTESNQKIWDDLHIISNFKLDIDGPFPTPDKEILEKKPLRVPYSDNDITFRHFGKNIELLIDKAITLEDAEEQEAAIIHIGKLMKTFFYSYNQDIMEDSVVYTNIRKLSKNRLDIDMEKVKSGDLFEPQKKDKRGIKNQMGTEQPRNNDRNDRNRRNNNGGNNNRRNNNNNNNRRRRN; from the coding sequence ATGCACGATTACAATACAGTCCAGGAGCAGCTCACGCTCAAAGAATACGGAAGAAACGTACAGAAACTAGTCGATCACCTACTGACTATCGAGGACAAAGAGGAAAGAAACAAAAAAGCCCAAACGATGGTTGATATGATGAAACTTATCAATCCAGCGGCAAAAGAGACTACTGAATCCAACCAAAAAATCTGGGATGATCTACACATCATTTCCAACTTCAAATTGGACATAGACGGACCGTTCCCTACTCCCGACAAGGAGATATTGGAAAAGAAACCACTACGTGTCCCTTACTCTGATAATGACATCACTTTCAGACACTTTGGCAAAAACATCGAGCTCTTGATCGACAAAGCCATCACTCTCGAAGATGCCGAAGAGCAAGAAGCTGCTATCATACACATCGGCAAACTGATGAAAACCTTCTTCTACTCCTACAATCAGGACATCATGGAGGATAGCGTCGTATACACAAACATCCGCAAGCTTTCGAAAAACCGTCTCGACATAGACATGGAAAAAGTAAAAAGCGGCGACCTCTTCGAGCCACAAAAGAAAGACAAGCGTGGGATCAAAAACCAAATGGGTACGGAGCAACCTCGCAACAACGACCGAAACGATCGCAACAGACGCAACAACAACGGTGGCAATAACAACCGAAGAAACAACAACAATAACAACAACCGAAGAAGAAGAAATTAA
- the murA gene encoding UDP-N-acetylglucosamine 1-carboxyvinyltransferase, with product MASFHVTGGTQLKGELVPQGAKNEALQILSAVLLTGEEMVINKVPNIRDVNKLIELLNEIGVRVTKNSPESYTFKADQVDIDFLESPRYREMASSLRGSIMLLGPLLARFKKGMIPQPGGDKIGRRRLDTHFTGFQKLGAEFNYDKKSGYYNIDASHLTGCYMLLDEASVTGTANIVMAAVLAKGTTTIYNAACEPYLQQLCSMLNRMGAKISGIGSNLLTIEGVESLHGTEHTMLPDMIEIGSFIGMAAMTQSEITIKNAGIPHLGIIPDIFKRLGIKMEFRGDDIFIPEQDHYEIETFIDGSIMNIADAIWPGFTPDLLSIALVVATQAKGTVLIHQKMFESRLFFVDKLIEMGAQVILCDPHRATVIGLDKQVALKGITMTSPDIRAGVSLLIAAMSAEGDSIIHNVEQIDRGYQNIDSRLNAIGAKIERI from the coding sequence ATGGCGTCTTTTCATGTGACAGGAGGCACTCAGCTCAAGGGAGAACTCGTCCCTCAAGGTGCAAAAAACGAAGCATTACAAATACTATCGGCCGTTCTGCTCACAGGAGAAGAAATGGTCATCAACAAAGTCCCTAATATCCGGGATGTCAACAAACTCATCGAGCTGCTCAATGAAATCGGTGTGCGGGTCACCAAAAACAGCCCCGAGTCCTACACTTTTAAGGCAGATCAAGTAGACATAGATTTTCTTGAGTCACCGCGATACCGCGAAATGGCCTCTTCACTGAGAGGATCGATCATGCTCCTCGGACCTCTTTTGGCTCGATTCAAGAAAGGTATGATCCCTCAGCCTGGCGGAGACAAAATCGGCCGTAGAAGACTAGATACGCACTTTACTGGATTCCAAAAACTAGGAGCAGAGTTTAATTACGACAAGAAGTCTGGATATTACAACATCGATGCTTCGCACCTGACAGGTTGCTACATGCTATTGGACGAAGCTTCGGTCACAGGCACCGCCAACATTGTCATGGCTGCCGTACTGGCCAAAGGTACGACAACCATCTACAACGCAGCCTGCGAACCTTACCTGCAGCAGCTATGTAGCATGCTCAACCGTATGGGGGCCAAAATATCAGGCATCGGATCCAACCTCCTCACCATCGAAGGTGTAGAGTCCCTACACGGGACAGAGCACACCATGCTGCCCGACATGATCGAAATCGGTAGTTTCATCGGTATGGCTGCCATGACACAATCCGAAATCACCATCAAAAATGCTGGAATCCCCCATTTGGGAATCATCCCAGACATATTCAAAAGACTCGGCATCAAAATGGAATTCAGGGGAGATGACATCTTCATCCCTGAGCAGGACCACTACGAGATCGAAACCTTCATCGATGGTTCCATCATGAACATAGCCGATGCAATCTGGCCAGGATTCACCCCTGACCTACTCAGTATCGCACTCGTCGTAGCAACACAGGCCAAAGGCACCGTGCTCATCCATCAAAAGATGTTTGAAAGCAGATTATTCTTTGTAGACAAACTGATCGAAATGGGGGCACAAGTGATCCTCTGTGATCCACACCGTGCGACAGTGATCGGACTGGACAAGCAAGTTGCACTCAAAGGCATCACCATGACCTCTCCTGATATTCGTGCAGGTGTCTCTTTGCTCATCGCAGCGATGTCTGCCGAAGGAGATAGTATCATTCACAATGTCGAACAGATCGATCGTGGCTATCAGAATATCGACAGCAGACTGAATGCCATAGGTGCTAAAATCGAACGTATCTAA
- a CDS encoding FKBP-type peptidyl-prolyl cis-trans isomerase, producing the protein MIKHTCYALLVMLLMSCQDDEEKDYTALNEAEITAYIAANNLNATKSETGLYYVIHDAGTGTRPQFNSNVTVAYKGYFTDGQIFDQSSSSGISFNLQQVISGWTEGIRYFKEGGSGILLIPAHLGYGNSDTRSIPGGSVLIFDVSLISVN; encoded by the coding sequence ATGATTAAACACACATGTTATGCACTGCTAGTTATGCTATTGATGTCTTGCCAAGACGATGAAGAGAAAGATTATACAGCACTCAACGAAGCTGAGATCACCGCCTACATCGCAGCAAACAACCTGAACGCCACCAAAAGCGAAACAGGCCTCTACTATGTCATCCATGATGCAGGCACTGGCACAAGACCGCAATTCAACTCCAACGTAACCGTAGCGTACAAAGGCTATTTCACAGACGGACAAATCTTTGACCAAAGCAGCAGCTCTGGGATTTCATTCAATCTACAGCAGGTCATCTCGGGGTGGACCGAGGGCATTCGCTACTTCAAAGAAGGAGGTAGTGGGATACTGTTGATTCCTGCCCATTTAGGATATGGCAACTCCGATACACGGAGCATCCCTGGAGGCTCTGTGCTCATCTTTGATGTCTCTCTGATTTCAGTCAATTAA